In a single window of the Streptomyces sp. HUAS ZL42 genome:
- a CDS encoding cupin domain-containing protein produces MTKPRPRIVDLSDVEPNTRRGGDLRAMLTPTTVGSTSGFMGVAIVQPGDRIGEHYHPYSEEFVYVVCGQLEVDLDGEPQPLQPEQGLMIPAHMRHRFRNVGNVEARIVFHLGPLAPSPPLGHVDTEENDAVPVAAEGARVDAVRATERRQVRS; encoded by the coding sequence GTGACCAAACCTCGTCCCAGAATCGTGGATCTCAGCGACGTCGAGCCCAACACTCGGCGCGGCGGCGATCTGCGCGCCATGCTCACCCCCACCACGGTCGGCTCAACCAGCGGTTTCATGGGTGTGGCCATCGTGCAGCCCGGCGACCGCATCGGTGAGCACTACCACCCTTACTCCGAGGAGTTCGTGTACGTCGTCTGCGGGCAGCTGGAGGTCGACCTGGACGGCGAGCCCCAGCCGCTGCAACCCGAGCAGGGGCTCATGATCCCCGCCCACATGCGGCACCGCTTCCGCAACGTCGGCAACGTGGAGGCCCGCATCGTCTTCCACCTCGGCCCACTGGCCCCGAGCCCCCCGCTCGGCCACGTCGACACCGAGGAGAACGACGCCGTGCCGGTCGCGGCGGAGGGAGCTCGCGTGGATGCGGTCCGGGCGACCGAACGACGACAGGTCCGATCATGA